From a single Nymphaea colorata isolate Beijing-Zhang1983 chromosome 4, ASM883128v2, whole genome shotgun sequence genomic region:
- the LOC116253187 gene encoding lysM domain receptor-like kinase 4 → MGTSFAPLILLATVSFFLFSKVLPQQPYVGSLTTACENTNVSNSLFGYSCNGRDRSCPTFLIFRATSPYKSVSSVATLLSSNPSKLAQVNGVSLSSIFDDKRQVIIPVNCSCTGIYYQHNSTYTIQGGDTYFSVANNTYQGLSTCQASQSQNSYPATKLPVGSEIIVPLRCACPTKQQISAGVKYLLSYLIVSGDIVDSISRRFGVNTDSTLNANGLEEDSTIFPFTTLLVPLQNEPLVSQTITPPPPPPSSTPPPNPEKKKSKTGLSVGIGVPVTVILILGLFLFFFNKKKKGPSEDVIKEESEERYLKREVKTDSILADELLTGVSDLRHSLKVYKFEELQAATNNFGEVCRIQGAVFRGVFEGDIAAIKRIDGDASTEIEIVKKWNHFNLIRLSGVCFHQGYSFLVHEYAQNGSLKDWIYGRDGLYLNWIQRVQIALDVASGLQYLHYYANPPFLHKDIKTSNILLDGVFRAKISNFRLARSVRGKEEEDFVLTRHVAGTRGYLAPEYLENGLISPKLDVYAYGVVILELMAGKEATESMEQALTAKVEHKSQEIAGFMDPHLQSNYPTELASLIMKMVEGCLMKDPSGRPSMDEIVSSLTRMLAVSLAWKSSNTIS, encoded by the coding sequence ATGGGCACCTCTTTCGCACCCTTGATTCTCCTTGCCACtgtttccttcttcctcttttccaaGGTTTTACCTCAGCAACCATACGTAGGGTCGCTTACCACGGCCTGCGAAAACACAAACGTCTCCAATTCTCTATTTGGTTATAGCTGCAACGGAAGAGATAGAAGCTGTCCAACTTTTCTGATCTTCAGAGCAACGTCTCCTTACAAGTCGGTGTCATCAGTTGCAACACTTCTGTCTTCTAATCCATCGAAGCTTGCCCAGGTCAATGGTGTCTCCCTCTCTTCAATCTTTGACGATAAGAGGCAGGTGATTATCCCTGTAAACTGTTCTTGCACAGGTATCTATTACCAGCATAATTCAACTTATACCATTCAAGGAGGTGACACGTACTTCTCTGTAGCAAACAACACATATCAAGGTCTATCGACATGTCAAGCATCACAGAGCCAGAACAGTTATCCTGCAACTAAATTGCCGGTAGGTTCAGAGATTATTGTTCCGTTGAGATGTGCGTGCCCTACAAAGCAGCAAATCAGTGCCGGTGTGAAGTATCTTCTGAGCTATTTGATTGTTAGCGGTGACATTGTTGACAGTATCAGTAGAAGGTTTGGCGTCAATACAGATAGTACCCTTAATGCTAATGGACTTGAAGAGGACTCTACCATCTTCCCATTTACTACACTTCTGGTTCCTCTGCAAAATGAACCTTTGGTGTCTCAAACCATCACtccaccacctccaccaccatcTTCAACTCCTCCACCTAatcctgaaaagaaaaagtccaAAACTGGCCTTTCTGTAGGTATTGGAGTACCAGTCACTGTGATCTTGATCCTcggtttgtttcttttcttttttaataagaagaaaaaggggcCCAGTGAAGATGTGATCAAGGAAGAGTCTGAGGAAAGGTATCTCAAAAGAGAGGTGAAGACGGATTCCATTTTGGCTGATGAGCTTCTTACCGGTGTATCTGATCTACGCCATTCCTTAAAGGTGTATAAATTTGAAGAATTGCAGGCGGCTACTAACAATTTTGGCGAAGTATGTAGGATTCAAGGCGCTGTCTTTCGTGGGGTATTCGAGGGGGATATAGCAGCTATTAAGAGAATTGATGGAGATGCTTCCACGGAAATAGAAATTGTGAAGAAGTGGAATCACTTCAATTTGATCAGGCTCTCTGGTGTTTGTTTCCATCAAGGCTACTCCTTTCTTGTTCATGAGTACGCTCAAAATGGATCGCTTAAGGACTGGATCTATGGCAGGGATGGCTTGTATTTGAATTGGATTCAGAGGGTACAGATTGCTCTCGATGTGGCTAGTGGACTTCAGTACCTTCATTATTATGCTAATCCTCCTTTTCTGCACAAGGACATAAAGACGAGCAATATTCTCCTCGATGGTGTCTTTCGGGCAAAGATTTCTAATTTCAGGCTCGCAAGATCGGTGAGgggcaaggaagaagaagactttGTTCTGACAAGGCATGTGGCAGGAACAAGAGGCTATTTGGCACCTGAATATCTGGAAAACGGATTGATATCTCCTAAGCTTGACGTATATGCTTATGGAGTGGTGATTTTGGAGCTCATGGCAGGAAAAGAAGCTACAGAGTCTATGGAACAAGCATTAACAGCAAAAGTCGAGCACAAGTCACAGGAGATTGCTGGTTTCATGGATCCTCACCTTCAAAGCAACTACCCGACGGAGTTAGCCAGTCTCATCATGAAAATGGTAGAAGGCTGCTTGATGAAGGATCCATCAGGCCGGCCTTCCATGGATGAGATTGTCAGTTCATTGACAAGAATGCTAGCGGTTTCACTAGCATGGAAATCCTCCAATACCATATCCTAG